The DNA window CAGCGTTCACGGTTTTGAGTGGTATCTAAGCTTAGAACGCTGGCTCCCCCTTCATCTCTTCAATCTCCAAAACTACCGCACAGCAAGGCACCCAGCTATCTGTAAGCAGCTTTTGTCAGTCAATCAGGGTTACGAGTATCAGTTCGGCACCCTCCGCGGTCGAGAAGGGATCCACTGGTGGAGCACCCAAACCGCTCTGAATCGGTTACGGCGATGCCTGCTGAAGAGCTGAGGGGTGCTGAGGGGTAATGCTAGATGACTCCCGAGATGGGCCATGCTCTAGCCCTTCCACAGCTCATCATTCCAGTATCTAAAGGGCCGTTCCGCCCGCACTTCGAAAGGGATCCGCTCCACAAATTCTCGCCCATAGCGATCCTTCACCGTCACGCTGGCCACATGGGATCCCATGGGTAAGTCGGAAGGCAAAGGCCACCGCCAGAGATGGGTAGAACTGTTGGCAATTCCCCAACTGGCAATCCCCTGAGGAGCCACCGGCCCAAATCGTGAGCCTTGCCAAATCTCGAACCCCTGTGCCCGGGGATCCCCAGACGTACTCTGGTAGGCATAGCGCCCAATGGTTAATTGCCGCGGCACCGAAAAGGGATCCGCATACTCGGGGCCGGCAAGAATATCCTCTCCCTCTCCGGGCTGTGTGCGCGTCATCGCCTGGGGAGCACCGTTATCGATGCTGACAGACACCTCCGTATTGCGTTCTCCGCTCCACACATTTGCCGTCAGATAAACCCCTTCCGCCAGCTCATCTGGGGTAAAGAGCTTGAGATCCTCTAGATCGTTCACGGTTAGGGGTGGAATCTCTTCTGTCCCTGGCCCTCGATCGTCTTGCCATTTCCACAGGGTTTCAAACCAAGAGCGAAAGGCAGGGGTATTAAAAGATAGGGCCATCTTCCGCTGCTGTGGCTGATTGGAGGCATAAAAATCCACCCGATAGTCCGCTTGGTCAAAGTGAATCATCAAGTAGCCCTGCGGGGTACCTCCACGGGTAAAAGCCATCGGGATCCCGTCGAAGCTAAAGTCCCCCTGCCACCAATTGCCGGAAGGGGCACCGCCGACAATATGGTCGAAAGGAAGGCGGGAAACCCCCACTTGCTCTTGCCAGCCCCGAAAGGATTCTCCAGTAGACAAAATTTCGTAGGTGTGGGTATGGCCGGACAGAGAGAGGGCAGGCCGACCTTCCAGGAGCTTGTACAACTCATTGGCATTATCGGTTTGGTGGCGCCCGCTATTGCTGTCGATGAAGGAGACCAGTGGAATGTGATGCATCACCACCACCAGGTTGTCTTGGGGCACGTATTCTAAGGTGTTTTCCAGCCAAGTCATTTGCTGTTCTGGAATCCGGCCATTGTAGGTGGGATCCGCATCGGCACGGGTACAGGCTTCTCGACCGCCGGAGCCAGCATCGGCTTCGCCACAGGGATAAACCACATTATCCAAAACCACGAAAAACACATCGCCAATCTGGAAACTGAAGTAGTTAGGCCCATAAATGTATCGCCAACTATCGGCAGAATCTTCATCGGAGGTGGCATCGAAATCGTAGTCATGATTGCCATGGATGTAATACTGAGGCAAACCTACTGCCCCCATCACATTCATGAACCGAGGCAACAGGCTGAGATCATCTCCCATCACATCCCCAAGCAAAATCATGCACCTTGAGGAAGAGAGATCCTGAGCGAGGAGATCCTTAACAACTGTATCCCGGACATAGCCTATTTCAGTATTGGAGTAGGGCTGTGTATCTCCCATCACTACACAAGAAAAGGAGTTTGATTCCTCGCTGCGAGTTAAGGGAAAATCAATGGAGTCTGGCAACGGCCCGGTTGGGGCTATCCCGCCATAGCGAAGTTGTGTGGGTGTCCCCTCTGGCTTGTGAATATAGGAAAACTGCGGCACATTATTCTCGTCAAGGGGTACTCTGTAGCCAGAAGGTTTGCTGACCATGACGGTCATGTTGTCGAAGACGGGCAGGCTGTAGGCTCCCTCCGAGTCTGTTAGGGTCACGTCACGCCCATTGGAGACGATGATTTCCGGGATCCCAGGCTCATCGGCTTGATGTTCGCCATCCTGGTTCAAATCCTCAAAAACAATCCCCGATACCGTCTCTCCAGCCGCTGAGACTTCTGCACTAGAGCTTGTACTAGAGTTGGCTATAGCTCCGTCAAAGGGAGCGCTAAACTTAACCGACTCGCCTACAGATTGTGTATAAAAGAAAAAAGCTGCTATAAAAATGACAACAAGGCCTAATCTAAGGGTAATTTGTTTAACGTAGCGGTTCATTGTTGTGCTCTTCTTGTTTTCGGCTTTGTGTGGGAACCATAATTCTGACCAAGAAAAAGTGGGATGCCAACCAAGATGAGTTTAAGGTTTGGGCATGACTCGGTTAAGCCGTTTTCTCGGAATCTTTGCAGAGATTTGCTTGGGTTTTGGTTACTTGACTGAGTTGACTTGGACAAGTGCATCTTTTCTGTTGGCTGCCATCGGGTAGAGGGGTATTGCCATCGAGGTGGATAGACAGATTTCACCTTTTGTTTCATCTGGAACTCCGAACAGGCTACCTTGCCCAGATTCGCTGATCCCTCAACTACCCTCTTCGGGGGGATAAGGCCTCTCTAGGTCGGATCCCTGGGTAAGCTGGGGTAACAGGCAGATCCGCGACAGGAGCAAGCTGATGATCTCCGATGCCGTCCAGGCAGGCAAAGAAGCACTGCGGCAGGGCCGTTTTCAAGAAGCTATTCAACTTTTTGAAGACTACTTGGCCCAAGGGATCCCGGCAGCTCCACCCAACAGCGAAACCCTTGAAGCCAAAATGAACCTGGTGCGGGCCTACCATCAATCGGGCCAGATACGAAAAGCGCGGACCCTCTGCCTTGAACTGCTGCAACACCCCAACCCACAGGTGCAAAGTTGGGCCCAAAAAATCCTTCTCCGTCTGCCTGTCGTCGCAGAAAAGGACTCCGAACCTTTCCCCCCGGCCCAAAAGCGTTCTGCTTCCTCTATTCCCGTAGAGCCAGCCCCTAACCCTAAGACTAAACCCGACTTAGGAGCCCCATCCGCTCGTCAACGGGCCATTCAACTGGGCATGAAGCTCCCCTTACCGGATCGGGCCGGTTCTTTGCGCTGGGCCAAATGGGGATCCCTGCTGCTGGCCGCGGCGCTGTTGTGGTGGGTTTGTTTTGCGCTGGTGGGCGGACAACTGGATTTCAGTCGATTGGGCTTTCCGCGCCAACTGTCTTGGTTGCGGGGGGTGCTGCCCTGGCTGCGCAATGGGTTGCGCTGGCTGGTGGCCGGTAGCTTAGCGATCAACGTTGGCGTGGGCCTTTTGTTCTTTGCCCCCTGGCTGATGGATCAACTGCACCAACGGCTGCACAAATTGCGTTGGGCCAGCCTCAGTGAAATCGAGCGCCATAGCCCCGAAACCGCCCGCCTCCTGCAACGCATCTGCGCCCAGAAGCAACTGAAACAGCCTCGCTTGGGGGTGATCCCGGATGCTGGCCCCCTGGCATTTGTCTATGGCACTTTTTCGGATGGCTGCCGGATTGTGGTCACGAAAGGACTGTTGGAGCAACTCACTGAGGATGAAATTGCAGCGGTCTATGCTCAAGCCTTGGGGCGGATTGTGAATGGGGATGCCCTGGTGATGACCCTGCTGGGATCCCCGGTTCAACTGATTTACCTAGCTTTGGAGCAGGTGAGCAAACTGGGGGAAGGGCGGGGCCAGAGTCGGCGCAAAGACTTAATCGGTCATGTGGCTCCGTTCATTTACTTGCTCTACACGGTTTTGTCCTATCCTTTGTTTTTTCTGTCTCGCCTTGGCACTTATCATGCCGATCACTTTGCAGTGGAAGTGACGGGCAATCCCAATGGGTTGATCAGCGCCCTGATCAAAAGTGCTGATGGCCTGCAAGAGGCCCACAAAAACGACAAACGGCCTGCTTCTTTGCTGCACTGTACTCGCCTGTTTGCTCTGCTGGATTTCAAAACCACAACCGCTGCCGGAGCGGCAAATCGGGTTTTACAGAATCCGGAAGATCCACTGATGCAGCCAGAGCAAGTGGGACAAATCTTTCTCTGGGATCAGTACAATCCCTGGGCCCGTTGGATGCAGGCCAATTCCAGCCATCCCTTGATGGGGCACCGTTTCAAGGTTTTGGCAGGATATGGAGAACGGTTGCGGCTGCCAATGGAGCTGGGGCTGGGATCCCAAGCTGGACAAAAGCTGGATGCAGCTCGCCTTAAGGGTCAGTTTGGGTGGGATCTGGCCATTTATGCTGCTGAGGTGGTCGGGATCCTGATCGGTTGGCTGGTGGGGTTGATCCTCTATCTGACGCTGCAAAATCGTCTGGATCCCAAGGTGATCTTGGCGGCGGTGGTGGTGGGTTACGGGGTAGGGTTGTGGGCTAAGGCCGGCTTGATGTACCGGCGCACCCCCCAAGCCCGATTGACAGATGTCCTGAGTTTGGTTGCGGATCCCTACGCGGATCCCCGCCGGGGTCAGTGGGTGGAGTTGGAAGGAGAACTGGTGGGGCTGGGGCGTTCTGGCTATCAATTGGGGGCGGAACTGAAGCTACAGGACTCTACGGGGTTGATCCCGGTACGCTTTACCTCCC is part of the Thermostichus vulcanus str. 'Rupite' genome and encodes:
- a CDS encoding calcineurin-like phosphoesterase C-terminal domain-containing protein — encoded protein: MNQDGEHQADEPGIPEIIVSNGRDVTLTDSEGAYSLPVFDNMTVMVSKPSGYRVPLDENNVPQFSYIHKPEGTPTQLRYGGIAPTGPLPDSIDFPLTRSEESNSFSCVVMGDTQPYSNTEIGYVRDTVVKDLLAQDLSSSRCMILLGDVMGDDLSLLPRFMNVMGAVGLPQYYIHGNHDYDFDATSDEDSADSWRYIYGPNYFSFQIGDVFFVVLDNVVYPCGEADAGSGGREACTRADADPTYNGRIPEQQMTWLENTLEYVPQDNLVVVMHHIPLVSFIDSNSGRHQTDNANELYKLLEGRPALSLSGHTHTYEILSTGESFRGWQEQVGVSRLPFDHIVGGAPSGNWWQGDFSFDGIPMAFTRGGTPQGYLMIHFDQADYRVDFYASNQPQQRKMALSFNTPAFRSWFETLWKWQDDRGPGTEEIPPLTVNDLEDLKLFTPDELAEGVYLTANVWSGERNTEVSVSIDNGAPQAMTRTQPGEGEDILAGPEYADPFSVPRQLTIGRYAYQSTSGDPRAQGFEIWQGSRFGPVAPQGIASWGIANSSTHLWRWPLPSDLPMGSHVASVTVKDRYGREFVERIPFEVRAERPFRYWNDELWKG
- a CDS encoding zinc metalloprotease HtpX, translated to MISDAVQAGKEALRQGRFQEAIQLFEDYLAQGIPAAPPNSETLEAKMNLVRAYHQSGQIRKARTLCLELLQHPNPQVQSWAQKILLRLPVVAEKDSEPFPPAQKRSASSIPVEPAPNPKTKPDLGAPSARQRAIQLGMKLPLPDRAGSLRWAKWGSLLLAAALLWWVCFALVGGQLDFSRLGFPRQLSWLRGVLPWLRNGLRWLVAGSLAINVGVGLLFFAPWLMDQLHQRLHKLRWASLSEIERHSPETARLLQRICAQKQLKQPRLGVIPDAGPLAFVYGTFSDGCRIVVTKGLLEQLTEDEIAAVYAQALGRIVNGDALVMTLLGSPVQLIYLALEQVSKLGEGRGQSRRKDLIGHVAPFIYLLYTVLSYPLFFLSRLGTYHADHFAVEVTGNPNGLISALIKSADGLQEAHKNDKRPASLLHCTRLFALLDFKTTTAAGAANRVLQNPEDPLMQPEQVGQIFLWDQYNPWARWMQANSSHPLMGHRFKVLAGYGERLRLPMELGLGSQAGQKLDAARLKGQFGWDLAIYAAEVVGILIGWLVGLILYLTLQNRLDPKVILAAVVVGYGVGLWAKAGLMYRRTPQARLTDVLSLVADPYADPRRGQWVELEGELVGLGRSGYQLGAELKLQDSTGLIPVRFTSPFGPVGNVFSRLKRIRALMGKRVKLVGWFRRGNTAWLDLAYIQVGSERIHSRPRLWLILFGAGVVLVGIWGAFYFPNLAFYLRQQGRPVFWFG